One genomic segment of Hordeum vulgare subsp. vulgare chromosome 2H, MorexV3_pseudomolecules_assembly, whole genome shotgun sequence includes these proteins:
- the LOC123429282 gene encoding proline-rich protein 4-like, protein MAATRALVLGVLLAIAVANAEATSVVVGLAKCADCTRKNIKAEETFKGLQVAIKCKNIDGQYESKAVGALDGTGAFSVPLATDLHGADCVAQLHSAASNTPCPGQEPSKIVPVSEGTTFGIVAGDKTATPSAASPECASMTLCGPIKKHIMEHFHHKKPVPPKPEPKPQPHPDYGPVPKPEPKPQPHPDYHPVPPTPTYGGGGGYHGHH, encoded by the exons ATGGCAGCTACGAGAGCACTCGTCCTGGGCGTCCTGCTGGCGATCGCCGTCGCCAATGCCGAGGCAACGTCCGTCGTCGTCGGCCTGGCCAAGTGCGCCGACTGCACAAGGAAGAACATCAAGGCCGAGGAAACCTTCAAGG GTCTCCAGGTGGCGATCAAGTGCAAGAACATCGATGGCCAGTACGAGAGCAAAGCGGTGGGTGCCCTGGATGGCACCGGCGCCTTCAGCGTGCCCCTGGCCACTGACCTCCACGGCGCCGACTGTGTCGCTCAGCTCCACAGCGCCGCCTCCAACACGCCGTGCCCCGGCCAGGAACCATCCAAGATCGTGCCTGTTTCCGAGGGCACCACCTTTGGCATCGTCGCCGGCGACAAGACCGCCACGCCGTCTGCAGCGTCGCCGGAGTGCGCGTCCATGACCCTGTGCGGGCCCATCAAGAAACACATCATGGAGCACTTCCACCACAAGAAGCCCGTGCCACCGAAGCCGGAGCCCAAGCCCCAGCCCCACCCTGACTACGGCCCCGTGCCCAAGCCTGAGCCCAAGCCGCAGCCTCACCCGGACTACCACCCTGTCCCTCCCACGCCCACCTACGGTGGCGGCGGTGGATACCACGGACACCACTGA
- the LOC123429283 gene encoding proline-rich protein 4-like — protein MAATRALVLGVLLAIAVANAEATSVVVGLAKCADCTRKNIKAVETFKGLQVAIKCKNIDGQYESKAVGALDTTGAFSVPLATDLHGADCVAQLHSAASNTPCPGQEPSKIVPVSEGTTFGIVAGDKTATPSAASPECASMTLCGPIKKHIMEHFHHKKPVPPKPEPKPQPHPDYGPVPKPEPKPQPHPDYHPVPPTPTYGGGGGGGYHGHH, from the exons ATGGCAGCTACGAGAGCACTCGTCCTGGGCGTCCTGCTGGCGATCGCCGTCGCCAATGCCGAGGCAACGTCCGTCGTCGTCGGCCTGGCCAAGTGCGCCGACTGCACAAGGAAGAACATCAAGGCCGTGGAAACCTTCAAGG GTCTCCAGGTGGCGATCAAGTGCAAGAACATCGATGGCCAGTACGAGAGCAAAGCGGTGGGTGCCCTGGATACCACCGGCGCCTTCAGCGTGCCCCTGGCCACTGACCTCCACGGCGCTGACTGTGTCGCTCAGCTCCACAGCGCCGCCTCCAACACGCCGTGCCCCGGCCAGGAACCATCCAAGATCGTGCCTGTTTCCGAGGGCACCACCTTCGGCATCGTCGCCGGCGACAAGACCGCCACGCCGTCTGCAGCGTCGCCGGAGTGCGCGTCCATGACCCTGTGCGGGCCCATCAAGAAACACATCATGGAGCACTTCCACCACAAGAAGCCCGTGCCGCCGAAGCCGGAGCCCAAGCCCCAGCCACACCCGGACTACGGCCCCGTGCCCAAGCCCGAGCCCAAGCCGCAACCCCACCCGGACTACCACCCCGTCCCTCCCACGCCCACctacggcggtggcggtggcggcggatACCACGGACACCACTGA